In Primulina eburnea isolate SZY01 chromosome 3, ASM2296580v1, whole genome shotgun sequence, one DNA window encodes the following:
- the LOC140826382 gene encoding thiosulfate sulfurtransferase 18-like, whose protein sequence is MDSKKSSNAEIITVDVHAAKNLLNSGYLYLDVRTEEEFQNGHVEKAFNVPYMFSTPDGRVKNPNFMDQVLSTHAREDHLVVGCQSGVRSVYAATDLLDAGFKHAYNMGGGYIAWVKSSFEVKKPNLNSPSIPKQQPVKKLTMSPPMVPNSAANESIGQSASTVEL, encoded by the exons ATGGATTCGAAGAAAAG TTCAAATGCAGAGATTATCACCGTTGATGTGCATGCAGCAAAAAATCTTCTAAATTCAGGCTACCTCTATCTTGATGTCAG GACCGAAGAAGAATTCCAAAATGGTCACGTGGAGAAGGCCTTCAATGTTCCATACATGTTTAGTACCCCAGATG GAAGGGTGAAAAATCCGAATTTTATGGATCAAGTTTTGTCCACACATGCCAGGGAAGATCATCTTGTTGtg GGTTGCCAAAGTGGGGTGAGGTCTGTGTATGCCGCCACTGATCTTCTTGATGCT GGAttcaaacatgcatataacatgGGAGGGGGATATATTGCGTGGGTGAAGAGCAGTTTTGAGGTTAAGAAGCCGAATTTAAACTCACCTTCTATTCCGAAACAGCAACCCGTCAAGAAGCTAACTATGAGCCCTCCCATGGTTCCGAATAGCGCTGCAAACGAGTCGATCGGGCAATCTGCTTCGACCGTGGAGCTCTGA
- the LOC140826379 gene encoding uncharacterized protein isoform X1, producing the protein MAEIPKSSKGSFKNEVFKRPSSGTRDKNVRKQQKREDYPVQMLPAMRLAVSKPYTFRDFKSIGQNFFNNKLATNQEQEFVAGASGVDADNGSGSCNGPSVEISPKEKSLKAAYKLDLNSTLPDLNEAAPSELVSIKDVDQDGPSFIANDLLEAVQVVRTLEIEGYISGIFRMKFLSFLGLKATAKERDVVRTFMRTMGDDPRCLAGQLIDSFSGVVNMKP; encoded by the coding sequence ATGGCTGAAATTCCAAAGTCCAGCAAGGGATCGTTCAAGAATGAGGTGTTCAAGAGGCCATCTTCAGGTACAAGGGATAAGAACGTACGCAAACAACAAAAAAGAGAGGACTACCCTGTCCAGATGCTTCCAGCTATGAGGTTAGCGGTTTCCAAACCTTACACATTTCGAGACTTTAAATCCATCGGTCAGAATTTTTTCAACAATAAATTAGCTACTAATCAAGAGCAAGAATTTGTGGCCGGTGCTTCTGGTGTGGATGCTGACAACGGCAGTGGAAGTTGTAATGGTCCCAGTGTTGAAATTTCACCGAAAGAGAAGTCCCTCAAGGCTGCATATAAGCTCGACCTCAACTCTACTTTGCCTGACCTGAATGAAGCTGCCCCTTCTGAACTCGTGTCAATTAAAGACGTTGATCAAGATGGGCCTTCGTTCATCGCTAATGACCTCCTAGAGGCAGTGCAGGTTGTCCGTACACTGGAAATTGAGGGCTATATCTCGGggattttcagaatgaaattccTCTCTTTTTTAGGCTTGAAGGCCACGGCCAAAGAACGTGATGTCGTGCGTACCTTCATGCGAACTATGGGTGATGATCCACGCTGCTTGGCTGGACAGTTAATTGACTCGTTCTCGGGCGTTGTAAACATGAAGCCATGA
- the LOC140826379 gene encoding uncharacterized protein isoform X3 codes for MAEIPKSSKGSFKNEVFKRPSSGTRDKNVRKQQKREDYPVQMLPAMSGSCNGPSVEISPKEKSLKAAYKLDLNSTLPDLNEAAPSELVSIKDVDQDGPSFIANDLLEAVQVVRTLEIEGYISGIFRMKFLSFLGLKATAKERDVVRTFMRTMGDDPRCLAGQLIDSFSGVVNMKP; via the exons ATGGCTGAAATTCCAAAGTCCAGCAAGGGATCGTTCAAGAATGAGGTGTTCAAGAGGCCATCTTCAGGTACAAGGGATAAGAACGTACGCAAACAACAAAAAAGAGAGGACTACCCTGTCCAGATGCTTCCAGCTATGAG TGGAAGTTGTAATGGTCCCAGTGTTGAAATTTCACCGAAAGAGAAGTCCCTCAAGGCTGCATATAAGCTCGACCTCAACTCTACTTTGCCTGACCTGAATGAAGCTGCCCCTTCTGAACTCGTGTCAATTAAAGACGTTGATCAAGATGGGCCTTCGTTCATCGCTAATGACCTCCTAGAGGCAGTGCAGGTTGTCCGTACACTGGAAATTGAGGGCTATATCTCGGggattttcagaatgaaattccTCTCTTTTTTAGGCTTGAAGGCCACGGCCAAAGAACGTGATGTCGTGCGTACCTTCATGCGAACTATGGGTGATGATCCACGCTGCTTGGCTGGACAGTTAATTGACTCGTTCTCGGGCGTTGTAAACATGAAGCCATGA